A stretch of DNA from Clostridium sp. JN-9:
TTCTTTTATTAACAATACTGCAAAGCTTATTTTTGACTTTAATGTATATAATGAAAAGTACACATATGATGTTACTTATAAAGACTTCTACAAGGTTCAGCTGCTTAGTAAGGAAAACAGGCAAAGCTACATTATAGATATATCACAAAGAGATTCCCAGTATTTAAATGAAATATATGATGAAAACGGAAAGCTGAAAAGCCCAATAAGTGGTTTTGTTAATCCTTTAAGTGGTTTATATCCAGTGGATTTTGACTACAATGGAGTGTATGAGCTTTTGGCGTATCAAAAAATAGCTGGAAGGTATGATGCTGATGGCCTTGGCTATGTTTTAAATACTTTAAAATGGAAAAATGATATGTTTGTACTGGATAATCAGAACGTGGCTATTTGGGGTTCTACAGTTAAGAGTTCAGAGTTAAAAGTTTTAAGTTAATGTGGTTTTGCCGGGGGCAAAACTTTAAACTTGGCCATGTTTTGCTAAAGCAAAACATGGCTAATTTATATGAAAGAATAATGTTGTAACGAAATAGGATTTTGATAGTCTTATATATGAAAGGTGGTGAGAAAGTGACGGAATTTGAAGAAATATACTCCGAATATTTTAAGGATGTATATAAATATGTGTTATGTCTTTCTAAAAATGAAAGTATTGCAGAGGATATAACACAAGAAACATTTTTTAAAGCGTTAAAAAATATTGACAGCTTTAAAGGAAATTGTAAGATGAGTGTGTGGCTATGTCAAATTGCTAAAAATTTATATTTTTCATATTTAAAGAAAGAACAAAATAATTTCGAAAGAGTCGAAGATATAGTCGATGTTTTTGACATTGGTTTTGAACAAATATTAATTGATGATGAAAGTGCATTTGAAATTCATAAATTACTCCATAATTTAGAAGAACCCTATAAAGAAGTATTTACATTGCGTTTTTTTGGAGATTTATCATTTTTAAAAATAGCTGAATTGTTTGGAAAGACAGAAAGCTGGGCAAGAGTCACTTATCATCGTGCAAGAATAAAATTAAAGGAGAGGTTGATATGAGATTATCATGTGAAGTTATTAGAGATTTGTTACCATTGTATTACGATAAAGTTTGCAGCAAAGAAAGTTCTTCATTAATTGAAGAGCATTTAGCAGAATGTCCAAAGTGCGCGAATGAATTGCAAAAACTTAAAATGAATCTAGAAAATCCAACTATTTCAGATGGGGAGATAAAAGTAATGAAAAATATTTCATCAAGATGGAAAAGGGATAAGAAGGTTTCATTTACAAAAGGTTCAATGTTAGTTTCGGCTTTAGCAGCTGTGATTTGTTTTATTGCCTATAATGTTATAGGTGCGAAAGTTTTGCCAGATGGAACATTGGTTGAGCCATTTGCACTTATACCAATGGGATATTTATTTGTTTTGGTGTTTATCATTTCATTAATATGCAACTTGGTATTTTCAAGGAAGTACAAAATTAAGACAAAATAAAAATTATTTATAAAAGAGATTTATTTTACTGTATGTATTTTGTTATAATTATGGTAAAAACAAAGGTAGGTGTAGCAGTATGTATGCTAAGAATATACATTATACAGAAGATGATTTTGAAAATATTCAGGCAAATTATAATGGTAAAGCTGAATATAGTAACGGATATGTTGTATTATCATCTAATACATCCATTAAACATAATAAAATAATATCAAGATTAAATTTTAAATTAATGACCTTTCTTGATAAAAGCAACTGTGATGTATATACAGAATCCATTGAAGTGATTTTTAGAAATAATGAAGAAGTGTATAAGTATAAACCAGATGTATTTGTAATGTGTGAAAAATCTACAAGGCAAGGTGAAAGCTTTACATCAGCTCCAAAAATTGTATTTGAGGTTATTTCTAAAAGCACCGCAGCTCATGATTATATAACAAAGTTAGATGTTTACCAAAGATTTGGTGTTCTTGAATATAATATAGTTGAACAAGAAGGATACATAGTACAATATTCATTAATAGATAATCAGTATAAAATAACAAATGTTTTTAAGAATAATGATAACTATATAAGCACGGCTTTTCCAGATATGTCTATAAATCTAGAAGATATATTTAAGTTCTAGGATTGATTCTTTGCTTCAAAATAGTAATTTGTAAAGGAAAACAATATGCATAAAAGTGTAATTCACATATACGGAGCATCAGGTTCAGGAACGTCTACATTAGGTATATTTATATCAGAACAACTTGGATATACTTTTATGGATACAGATGATTATTTCTGGTTGCCAACGAATCCAAAATACACAAAAAAAAGAGAAAGAACAGAGCGGCTTCAAATGATGAAGAAAGATATTTTACATTCAGATAAAGTTGTTATTTCTGGTTCACTTGTGGATTGGGGAGATGATTTAAAATATAATTTAGAACTTATAAAAAATGCCCTTATGTCAAAGTAATAAGATTTCAATTTAAGGTTGAGTATAATAAATGGTAATTTGAAAGGGATACATTATGGATAAAAATCAGCAATGATTACAGTGGGCCATAGAATTACAAAGTCTTGCACAGGCAGGTCTTACATATTCTGTAATGAAAGCGGATACCAGACACCGAAACTTGATACTCGTGCATCTATTTTTGAAAATGGAAAGATTCTTCTTGTTCGAGAGAATAATGGAAAATGGTCACTTCCAGGTGGTTGGTGTGATGTAAATGTGTCAGTTGGCGAAAATACAGTAAAAGAGGTAAAGGAAGAATCGGGTTTGGATGTGGTTGCAGACAGAATATTGAAACAACAGAATATGGTTATTTCGAAGAGGATAATCTACCAGAGCTTGCAACAGAGAAGAATAATGAGGAACAAATTAAAATGTGTTTTGATGCATACCATACAGATGAATGGAAAACGTTATTTGATTAACAAATTGAAATTTGAAATGGAGAATAGTTTAAAGGAATTAAAGGACAACTTTAATTCACTGATGCAAAAGGCTTTTAAAGAAGAATTATTTAATTAAGGATGGTGATTTTATGAAATGGGAAGAGGTTAGAAAAATATATCCTAATAAATTTGTAAAACTTCAAATATTAAAGTTTCATTTAAAAGGTAATATTAAAATTATAGATGATATGGCTGTAATTAAGGTTATTGATGATAATAAAAGTGCAACAAAGGAACTTGTAAATTCTAAGGAAGGTACAATTGTCTATCATACAGCAAATGAAAATATAAGCATTGAAGTTAAAAATATAAGGGCATATAGAGGTAGAATATAATGAAACTGGAGTATAAAGAGGGATTATTATTTACATCAATAGGAATTTCATATAAAGGAAGATCTAAAATAATTAATAATGTAGTTGTTGATACAGGTGCATCAGGATCTATTATTTCGCCTGATGCGGTAGATGACATTGGAATATATGCTGAATTAAATGACAAAATTATGGAGTATTATGGTGTTGGAGGTAGTACACATAATGCATTCGTTAAAAACATAGAAGAAATAAAAATTGGAAATGAAAGTATAAATGGTATACAAATAGATTTTGGATTAATAGATCAAAGTGGAAAGATAAATGGATTAATAGGATTAGATGTGCTTATTGAGATTGGAGCTGTCATTGATTTGGGTAATTTCTCTTAAGCCCCTTAATTGATTTGGACAATCTACGAACCTTTAGCTAAAATAATATTAGAAGCTTAAGGAGGAAGAATTAATGAAAGGTAGCTGTTATTCAAAAGAGATTAAGGAGCAGGTGTTAAAAGAAGTAGGCGAAACGGGTAACATGACGTTGGTTGCAAGAAATCATAATATACCATCTACAACCATTAATACATGGGTAAAAAAGAAAAAGGATGCTGCTAAAGCTGGCTTTGCCAGGGGCCCAAAATCAAGTAACTTTAATTCAATTAATTCTAATAAAGAAATGGAAAAAGAAAATGATTTATTGAAAAAAACGCTTGGTGAAAAAGACCTTGAAATAGCAATTTTAAAGGACTTATTAAAAAAAAAGAGCTTTCTATAGATGATAGATTTCAGGTAGCCAGGCATTATATAAGGCAAGGTTATAAAATAACGTTAGTGCTGAAATACGCTGGTTTAAGCCGATCTACATATTACTATCATGTCTCAAGTGAAAATAAAGTTAAGGTGAAGCCAGAGAATGTTGGAAGACCTATTGTAGGATATTCTATTACAACAAGTGGTAAAAAGATATGTGATGAAGAGATTAAAGACAACATTATGGAGCTAATCCAAGGTGATGCTTTCTTCTATGGCTATCATAAAATTACCCACGATTTGATGAAAGAATACAACCTGATTATTAATCACAAGAAGGTGTACAGGCTGTGTAAAGAACTCAATATACTCAAGAAACAAAGAGTTATCAAGCCTCATGTTAAAAGCTCAATATCAGTCAATAGGATAGTTAAAAAGTCAAACGAACTCTGGGAGGCAGACATCAAATATGGTTATATTATTGGTGAAGATAAGTTTTTCTTTGTATTGTCAGTAATAGATGTTTTTGATAGATCCATAATCGATTATTACATGGGCTATAGATGTACAGGCTCAGATGCAGCAAGCTTAATAAGACGCTGCCTGATTAGGAGAGATCTGCTTGACAGTGAAGGCAAGCCAGTCATTAGGACTGATAATGGCCCACAGTTTATCAGTAATATATTTGAAGAAAGCTGTAAAGATATAAACATTTATCATGAAAGGATTCCGAGCAGAACTCCCAATAAAAATGCTCATATTGAGTCTTTCCACAGGATCTTTGAAGATGAATGCATAGGTATATATGAATTTGATAGTTACAAGGATGCATATGCAGAAGTAGCAAGGTTTATGAAAAGATACAACACTAGGAGGCTTCACTCAAGCCTTAAATACAAAACTCCAAATGAGTTTTATATACAGAATATGGGGAAAGAAATTGAAAGTATGGCAATTCATTTATAGTCGGATGGAAGTTTTGATAAATAATTTTAAAATATTAAGATATTCGTAGCTTTGGTAAGATTTTGTCCAAAATAAAGGGGCCAATCCGGATTTGGGTAATTTAACTATAGAAATTAATAATATAAAATAAATAAACATTTTACCCACGGGGGCGATGTCATTTAATAACAAGTTTGACATGAAGCTAAAGCCATGTGAATTGAAGAGGTGAAAATGGATATAAAATGATAAGAAAAGCAGAAATAAAAGATTGCATTTACAGTTAGATGGTATAAGTGGTAAAGGTAGTAATTTGTTAGAGGAATTATATATAATGTAAGGAGAAAGAAAATGACTGAAATACAAATGTGGAATGAATATATTAAAATTAATAAGAATGCTAAAAATTACGAAGCATGGTCATTTGGTGGAAATACACCTGACATGCCAGATTTATTGGCTGAATTAGTATTAAGGGGGATTAAAACTGCAACAGCTAGTGCGTATCCTTGTTATGTTGCGGAAAATGCTCCATTACCACCAGTTGGAGGATATAATTTGATATTAAATACAAAAGGTGAAGCTGTTTGTATAACGGAAACGATAAAAGTATATACAATACCTTTCAACCAAGTGAAGGAGGAACATGCATATAAAGAAGGTGAGTTTGATCGCACGCTTACATCTTGGAGAAAATGTCATTCTGAAATTTTTACTATGGAACTAAAAGAGATTGGTCAAGAGTTTACAGAAGATATGCTTGTGGTTTGTGAAGAATTTAAGGTTGTATATCCAATAATATGAGTATAACTAGTAGTTTTTAGTTTCAATTTATCGGGGGGATAGATCTGATTAGACTTACAGAACCAAGTAAAAAATACTTGAAATCATATATTGAAGCATATGATGAATATAAGGATAACCACGTCACAACATATGCATTTGATGATGCAAGGGCCTATGATATATTTGTGAAATATGTTAATTACAAAAATGAGCGTAATCTGCGACCCAATAGGGTTGGTGCGGATTATTTTTGGTTAGTTGATGATAACAAAGACTTCTTTATAGGCGAAATCAGCATTAGACATAATCTCACAGATGCACTGCTGCGATATGGTGGTCATATATGATACGGTATTCGCTATTCTGAATGGAATAAAGGCTATGGAGCTTTTATGCTTAAACTAGCATTAGAAA
This window harbors:
- a CDS encoding Uma2 family endonuclease — protein: MYAKNIHYTEDDFENIQANYNGKAEYSNGYVVLSSNTSIKHNKIISRLNFKLMTFLDKSNCDVYTESIEVIFRNNEEVYKYKPDVFVMCEKSTRQGESFTSAPKIVFEVISKSTAAHDYITKLDVYQRFGVLEYNIVEQEGYIVQYSLIDNQYKITNVFKNNDNYISTAFPDMSINLEDIFKF
- a CDS encoding IS3 family transposase → MTLVLKYAGLSRSTYYYHVSSENKVKVKPENVGRPIVGYSITTSGKKICDEEIKDNIMELIQGDAFFYGYHKITHDLMKEYNLIINHKKVYRLCKELNILKKQRVIKPHVKSSISVNRIVKKSNELWEADIKYGYIIGEDKFFFVLSVIDVFDRSIIDYYMGYRCTGSDAASLIRRCLIRRDLLDSEGKPVIRTDNGPQFISNIFEESCKDINIYHERIPSRTPNKNAHIESFHRIFEDECIGIYEFDSYKDAYAEVARFMKRYNTRRLHSSLKYKTPNEFYIQNMGKEIESMAIHL
- a CDS encoding retropepsin-like aspartic protease, giving the protein MKLEYKEGLLFTSIGISYKGRSKIINNVVVDTGASGSIISPDAVDDIGIYAELNDKIMEYYGVGGSTHNAFVKNIEEIKIGNESINGIQIDFGLIDQSGKINGLIGLDVLIEIGAVIDLGNFS
- a CDS encoding ASCH domain-containing protein; the protein is MTEIQMWNEYIKINKNAKNYEAWSFGGNTPDMPDLLAELVLRGIKTATASAYPCYVAENAPLPPVGGYNLILNTKGEAVCITETIKVYTIPFNQVKEEHAYKEGEFDRTLTSWRKCHSEIFTMELKEIGQEFTEDMLVVCEEFKVVYPII
- a CDS encoding VCBS repeat-containing protein → MYNYGFRNNMMNLGIVSFVKGDVNGDGIPDNVYLTGTRTANSPFTENITLIIQDGRTGRFFVVPLRENSGYDPALFLGDFTGDGSSDILISIATGGSGGIMYHYIYSFINNTAKLIFDFNVYNEKYTYDVTYKDFYKVQLLSKENRQSYIIDISQRDSQYLNEIYDENGKLKSPISGFVNPLSGLYPVDFDYNGVYELLAYQKIAGRYDADGLGYVLNTLKWKNDMFVLDNQNVAIWGSTVKSSELKVLS
- a CDS encoding DUF3955 domain-containing protein produces the protein MRLSCEVIRDLLPLYYDKVCSKESSSLIEEHLAECPKCANELQKLKMNLENPTISDGEIKVMKNISSRWKRDKKVSFTKGSMLVSALAAVICFIAYNVIGAKVLPDGTLVEPFALIPMGYLFVLVFIISLICNLVFSRKYKIKTK
- a CDS encoding sigma-70 family RNA polymerase sigma factor, with the translated sequence MTEFEEIYSEYFKDVYKYVLCLSKNESIAEDITQETFFKALKNIDSFKGNCKMSVWLCQIAKNLYFSYLKKEQNNFERVEDIVDVFDIGFEQILIDDESAFEIHKLLHNLEEPYKEVFTLRFFGDLSFLKIAELFGKTESWARVTYHRARIKLKERLI
- a CDS encoding transposase, with the translated sequence MKGSCYSKEIKEQVLKEVGETGNMTLVARNHNIPSTTINTWVKKKKDAAKAGFARGPKSSNFNSINSNKEMEKENDLLKKTLGEKDLEIAILKDLLKKKSFL